ACCTTGACAAAGCGATTTTCAGCGGGGCCAACCTTGGTCAAGCCTATTTGAGCGGGGCAATATGGCGGGATGCATACGACTTAACTTGGGCCAACATTCAAGAAATCGGTGAAGAGGTGGACCGAGATTGGATAGAAGCCGGTGATGTATATAGAGATCTAAAAGCCTACTTCAAACAAAAAGGCCAGTATGGCGATGAATCTAAAGCTTACTATAGAGAAAAGCTGATGGCGAAACACAATGCGTTCTGGCGTTGTTTCTATGGCCAGCAGCCTCCAGGAATTTTTTTAAAGAAATCGCGTCCCCATACTAAGCGTCGCTCAAAAGTTAATACCTTCTTCCGATGGCTCGTGTTGTGGTTTTCGTGGGCGGTTATGGGTTTCGGTGAAAGGTGGTGGCTGACCGCGTTCTGGGCGGTAGGCTTCATCCTCGGCTTCGGGCTTCTTTACTTCTGGGGTACAAACGCTGGGTGGGGACAACTGCTTTACAAAGGGAACCAGCAAATCAAGAGCATCTGGGACTGCCTTTACTTCAGCGTGGTTACCTTTGCAACCCTGGGGTTCGGCGACATCTCGCCCGCCCTGAAAAGCTGGGCCAAGCTTCCGGTTATCGGTGAGGTCATCATGGGTTACGTCTTCCTTGGCACATTGGTCACCCTCATCGCCCGCAAGATGGGGCGGTAAAATACCCCACGCGGTTGCTTCGCATCCGCGCGGGGACCCCAGATACTTTGTATATCCCACAAAGTTACTACGCAGTTACTCCGCAAGCGTCGTCATTTCATGTCGCGGGGACCCCGAAATTTTGTCCATCTTTTGTCTAGCTTTTGACTACCTTTTTTCACCCCACAAATCTGCTACGCAGTTACTCCGCAAGCGTCGTCATTTCATGTCGTGGGGACCCCGAATTTTGACCACCTTTTGGGTACCTTTTGACCCATTTTTGACCAGGTTTTGACCAGCTTTTTTGTAACGAGTGCGATGTAGGGCTGACCGGGTTCCATGAAGAGGGACTTGAAATTTTTCACAAGTAGAGTATCATAAGTTATGGTAAAGCTGACACTTCTTTCGTGGAACGTAAACGGGATAAGGGCCGCGCACCGCAAGGGATTCCTTGAATGGCTCAAGCAGGCACAGCCGGATTTCCTCGGCATTCAGGAGACCAAAGCCCAGCCAGAACAGCTCACCAACGATCTCTTGGAGATCCCAGGTTACCACGTCTATTACTCAAGCGCAGAGCGCAAGGGATATGCGGGCACCGCAGCGTTCTGTAAACAAGAACCCCTCAAGGTGGAGTACGGATTAGGCGAGGAGCGGTTCGACAACGAGGGCAGGCTCATCATCCTTCACTTTCCGGAGTTCGTGCTTTTTAACGTGTACATACCAAACGGCGGTGCGGGAAACTACCGCGTCCCCTACAAACTTGCCTACTCGGACAAGATGCTCGAGCTTGCCGAGGGATTCAGAAAAGAGGAGAGGGGTGTAATCCTCTGCGGCGACTTCAACACCGCGCACGCCGAGATCGACCTTGCCCGGCCCAAGCCGAATCGGAAGAACACCGGGTTCTTGCCAGAGGAATGCGCCTGGCTGGATAAGTTCACCGAACACGGATACATAGACACCTTCCGCCACTTCTATCCTGACCGCAGGGAGGCCTACACCTGGTGGGATCAACGCTTCAAGGCGCGTGAGCGCAACGTTGGCTGGCGCATAGACTACTTCTTTATTACGCCTGACCTCGCGGATAACCTCAAATCCGCCTTCATCCTATCCGATGTGATGGGCTCAGATCACTGCCCGGTTGGGATAGAGCTTGAGTTTTAATGAGATGCGGGCCGACCTGAAGGTCGGCCCCTACAGTCTCCTAACCTCCCCCACCAGGGGGGAGGAATATAATAGATTGGAATCCCCCTCCCTTCGTGGAGGGGGTAGGGGGAGGGGTAAAGGGGTATGAATGCCAACATCCTTTATGCGCTTGCGCTCTCTGTGTTTGCCGGTTTATCTAGAGCGAGCGACGTGGAACGGCCTCTCTAGCCTCCAGTGCAATATTTGTAGATGCGTCCCTAAGGACGACACCTAGAACAGGGAGTGTACCCCCTCCGAATAGCTTGTGATTTAGAGATTGCTATCCTGCTAGAGTGAAGGTACCCGCATGAACCCCTATGATATTTTTTCCCAGTCCGTGTAATGTATACTGTTACATCTCTCTCTTGAGGCGGTTTCTTAGGAGGCGGTGCAGTAATCTCCTTAGGATGGGTAGAAGTAACGTC
The DNA window shown above is from candidate division TA06 bacterium B3_TA06 and carries:
- the xth gene encoding exodeoxyribonuclease III encodes the protein MVKLTLLSWNVNGIRAAHRKGFLEWLKQAQPDFLGIQETKAQPEQLTNDLLEIPGYHVYYSSAERKGYAGTAAFCKQEPLKVEYGLGEERFDNEGRLIILHFPEFVLFNVYIPNGGAGNYRVPYKLAYSDKMLELAEGFRKEERGVILCGDFNTAHAEIDLARPKPNRKNTGFLPEECAWLDKFTEHGYIDTFRHFYPDRREAYTWWDQRFKARERNVGWRIDYFFITPDLADNLKSAFILSDVMGSDHCPVGIELEF